AGAATCCGCGAATCGGTTTCGCGGTCGGAGGAACTCGGTGTGGCGTGGTTCGGCTTTCATGGCACTGGCTGGACCGTGTCCGCCTGCCGCGCTACGCCTCGCGAGAACTCCGTCAGCTCGTGAAGGGTATCGGGCAGGCCGAGGATGTCATTGTGGCGCCTGCCCTCGATGAGACGCACGGTCGCGTTCGGAAACAAGGTTCCCATCCGCCGCCCCATGTCCGTGGGGATGATCTCATCCCGAGTCCCGTGGACGATGAGCACCGGTAACTTCAGCTCGGGTGCCTTGGACGCACTGTCGAATCGGTCCCTCGCGAGCAGTCTCACGGGCAGCCACGGGAAGACCTTCGCCCCCATGTCCACGATCGAGGTGTACGGTGTGATGAGCACCAGCCGCACTCCGTGGCCTCGTTTCGCCATCTCGACCGCCACACCCGACCCGAGCGACTGTCCCTGCAGCACCGTGCGCTCTCGAGGCACACCCAGTTCCCGGTGCAGGTACTCCAACGCTGTCTCCGCCGCCGCGTAGGAGCCCTCCTCCGAAGGCCCCTGCTCGGTCGCGAGCCCGTAACCTGGGAACTCCACCGCGTAGAAACCAAGTCCCGCCTCCTGGTAGTGCTGCGCCAGCCACTCCACGTCCGCGAGCTGCTCGCCGTTGCCATGGAAGTGCACCACCGTGGGCGCTCCTTCCGGCGCGGGCACGTGGAAGGCGTAGGCCGTCGAGCCCTCCGGTCCGGAAATGCGCAGAAGCGAGGCCCCGGGCAGCTCCGGCTCACGCGCCCCTGGCGGTGCTGGGAACAGAATGTGCCGCTGATTCAAGAACACCAAAACGCACAGGCCCACGTAGCCGATGACCAGCGTCACCAACAGCATCAACAGCATCCGCCTAGCTCTCCGAAGAAGATGCTTCATGGCGGCACCTTAGCGGCATACGAAGCTCCGCGTCAGAACAGATCGGAGTGCCATCCGCCTCGGCCTCAGAAGCTCTCCTTGAACCCATGTTCGAGGAGGTCACTCTTCGGCAGGATCCAGGGCCCAGGTCCCCTCTTCCCAACGCTGCAAGGCCTCGGATGCCCCGAATGCAGCCAACCCCGCTCCCTTCGATATTTCCTCCAGCACGGCCTTGGCCTCCACTGTTCGGTGCCGGAGCAGATACGCTGCGGCCATCACGCGAACATCCATGCGCGGATGATTGAACAAAGCGGCGAGAGCATCCCGTCCGGCATCTCCATGAGCACACAGCTTCTTGAACGCGGCGAGACGCTTCTTGGCGTGATTGTTTCCTGTCTTGGCGTCTCCACGGAAAATCGCATCGGTCTGTGCCGCAGTGTGCTGGGCAAACACCTCAACGAGTGCATCGAGACTCATTTTTGAACTCGCCAAATTCCACTCCTGACATTCTCGATAGCTCTCAAACCAAATTGACGTTGGGCCTCATATGACCGTGTGTTGAGCCATTGCCTCACGGTCAGGCTTGGCGATCCGGTAATGAATTCCTGCTTCGATGAATAGAACGCGCTTACGTCGACATGCAGTCCCTCCTCCAGTGGGACAACATTCTCCGTGTTGTGCAGGCTTTCGGGGCCGAAACGCTTTAGATTGGCCTCGCGCTTCTCAACGATGTGGTGCCATTGCTTGCCCTCGCCCGCGGGTCCCATGAAGTCCTTGAAGTCATCGAAGGACTTGAACGCGCGATGGCCGTTGGGAAGAAGCCGGCCCTTTTTTGGAGTCCCAACCCCACTGCCCGCAAGCGAGGAACCACCACTGTTCCGAGCTGCCATGGCAATAGCAGTGGCTGGCAGGACAGCGTGGAGCGT
This is a stretch of genomic DNA from Archangium violaceum. It encodes these proteins:
- a CDS encoding alpha/beta hydrolase gives rise to the protein MLLMLLVTLVIGYVGLCVLVFLNQRHILFPAPPGAREPELPGASLLRISGPEGSTAYAFHVPAPEGAPTVVHFHGNGEQLADVEWLAQHYQEAGLGFYAVEFPGYGLATEQGPSEEGSYAAAETALEYLHRELGVPRERTVLQGQSLGSGVAVEMAKRGHGVRLVLITPYTSIVDMGAKVFPWLPVRLLARDRFDSASKAPELKLPVLIVHGTRDEIIPTDMGRRMGTLFPNATVRLIEGRRHNDILGLPDTLHELTEFSRGVARQADTVQPVP
- a CDS encoding DUF2019 domain-containing protein — translated: MSLDALVEVFAQHTAAQTDAIFRGDAKTGNNHAKKRLAAFKKLCAHGDAGRDALAALFNHPRMDVRVMAAAYLLRHRTVEAKAVLEEISKGAGLAAFGASEALQRWEEGTWALDPAEE